A DNA window from Loxodonta africana isolate mLoxAfr1 chromosome 7, mLoxAfr1.hap2, whole genome shotgun sequence contains the following coding sequences:
- the LOC100664898 gene encoding olfactory receptor 5W2-like → MDGENCSSLTEFHLVGITNNPEIEATIFTFFLVVYLIILVANLGMIILIRMDSQLQTPMYFFLSHLSFCNLCYSTAVGPKMLVDLLTKDKSIFFYGCALQFFIFCIFTDSECLLLAVMAFDRYKAISNPLLYTVDMSSRVCSVLMVGIYLVGVVDALIHAMLTFHLCFCGSNEVNHFFCDVPPLVLLSCLDIQVNELVIFIVFGFIELSTLSGILVSYRYIILSVLKIRSAGGKFKAFSTCTSHLTAVAMFQGTMLFMYFRPSSAYSLDQDKMTSLFYTLVIPMLNPLVYSLRNKDVKEALEKLKNKMLF, encoded by the coding sequence atggatggagAAAATTGCTCCTCCTTGACTGAATTCCACCTCGTGGGAATTACTAATAACCCTGAGATCGAAGCGACCATATTCACCTTCTTTCTTGTTGTTTATCTCATTATTCTTGTGGCAAATCTTGGGATGATCATTTTAATTAGAATGGACTCCCAGCTTCAAACACCAATGTACTTTTTCCTTAGCCACCTCTCCTTCTGCAACCTCTGCTATTCCACGGCAGTTGGGCCCAAGATGCTGGTGGACCTCTTAACCAAAGAcaaatcaatttttttctatGGCTGTGCTCTGCAGTTCTTCATATTTTGTATCTTTACAGATTCTGAGTGTCTCCTGCTGGCCGTGATGGCCTTTGACAGGTACAAGGCCATTAGCAACCCCTTGCTCTATACAGTCGACATGTCCAGCAGGGTGTGCTCCGTGCTCATGGTTGGGATTTACCTGGTGGGCGTGGTGGATGCTTTGATACACGCCATGTTAACTTTCCACTTATGTTTCTGTGGGTCAAATGAAGTTAACCATTTCTTCTGTGATGTTCCTCCGCTAGTGTTGCTATCTTGTTTAGATATACAGGTTAATGAGTTAGTGATATTCATTGTTTTTGGCTTCATTGAACTGAGTACCCTTTCAGGGATTTTAGTCTCTTACCGTTACATCATCCTCTCAGTCTTAAAGATCCGCTCTGCTGGGGGAAAGTTCAAAGCTTTCTCCACCTGCACCTCTCACTTAACTGCTGTTGCAATGTTCCAGGGAACTATGCTCTTTATGTATTTCCGCCCAAGCTCTGCCTACTCTCTAGATCAAGACAAAATGACCTCGTTGTTTTATACCCTTGTTATTCCCATGTTAAACCCCCTGGTATACAGCCTAAGAAATAAAGATGTGAAAGAAGCTCtggaaaaactaaaaaacaaaatgttGTTTTAA